The DNA window GTCATTGGTGTCGGTGCGGAATCCGACCGGAAGTACCGCGGGGTCGGTGTGGTTGAGTTCCACCTGCAACGTTCCGCCCTCGGTGCCGATGGGCACCTGCTGATCCAGCCTGCCGTGCTGCAGGCGAAGATCATCGAGGTTGCGCAGCGCTTCGCGTGCGAACCAGCCCAGTTCATGGTGGTGGCGTTTGCCTTCGAGTTCGCTGATCACGACCAGCGGTAATACGACATCGTTTTCGCCGAACCTGGTGAAAGCCCAGGGATCGGACAATAGAACCGAGGTGTCGATAACGAAGGATTTCGCACCGGAATTCTGGGAATGCGAGGGGCGGGCCCCCTTCGCGGCGGCTTCGCCTTTCGCGGAGCTGGAGTGCGCCGAGGGAGCGGGAACGGAGCGTGCAGCAGTCACGGTGGGCTCCTTTGTGTTCGCGCGGCACCCGCACGAACGATCTCGCTGGACCGGTCCGTCCTGATGGAATCCGACTTGCGTCAGATGCCACGAGGGCCGGGTGCCGGCCCTCTCGTACTGAGTAGCTCAGTCACGGTTCAGGACCTCCCGTACGAGCCACACCGACGCGGCCCGCACCACCGACGCTACCGCCGACTGCCCGGTCTCCGCTCGGGCACAGGTAGGCGTGTCCGTGAATTTGTCGTTAACCCCTGCTTCGGACAACGGATGGATCCGCGCCGCGCAACGGATAGAGTCGCTGACATGGCCAGTATCGAGGAGTTGGAGCAACTGTCGTCCAAGGAGTTGCACGAGCGCGCGGTGAAGCAGGCCGTGCGCCACGGGGATCTGAAGTTTCTGTGGCGGCTGGCCGAACGGATCCCGGTGGCGGAGGTTCAGGCCGGGGATCTGGGCGAGAGCGAAGCCGATATCAAGAACGTGGTGCTGCTGATCGACGACTACATCCACGCCGGCGACGGCAGGCTCGCCGAAGCGCTGCGCCCCTTCTACATCGAGTATCTGACCAAGCGCGGCTGACGGATTCACCGAGGCCGGTCGCCTGGCGACTCCGGGGTGCTACCCACTCGACCAGCGCCGATGCGCCTCAGTTGCCGGGCAGTACCGCGCGGACCAGTCCGACGACCGTGCCGCGCAGGAAGTTCTCCCAGCTGAAGTGGTCGTCCCACAGGATGATTCGGCCGTCGCGCAGTTCGAAGGTGCCGCAGACCCAGAAGCTGATCCGCAACGGGCCGACGCGCAGGATGTCGGTGCGGTCGGTCAGCACGATGTCGCCGTCGGCCGCGATGTGATGCATCTCGGCCGCGAAACCGATGCTGTCCCGATTCATGCCGCGCAGAATCTTGCGGGTCAGACCGCCGCCGACCGTGGGCAGCGAGGTGTTCTTCCAGACGACCTCGGGGTGCAGGAGGTCGATGGCCTCCTCCACGGCACCGAGTTCCAGCGCGGCGAAGAACTCCCGCACCGTGGTGATCGCTTCCTGTTTCAGCTCGAGTTCCTCGGTCATGCTCCGAGCGTAGGCCGTCGCCGTAGCGCTCGACAGTGCCCACCGAACCTCACCGCGATTCGCCGCGGCGCTGATCGATGAGCACGGCCAGGCCGTCGAGCACACGAGCGATACCGAAGTTCAACGCGTCGTCGGGTCCTCCGGCGAACGGCGGTTCGGATGTCGCGGACGCCTCCTCGGCGAAGGCCGCGACGACCTCGGGATAGCGGTCGCCCGCCGCAGTCATCATCTCGGCGAACTGTGCGTTGAACTGCACGGACGTATCGCCTCCTGCGGAGCTGACCTGCTGGGCCAGGCTGCGAACGTGCCCGTTGAGCAGCACGATGGTGTCCAGCCGCTCGGATCCGTTCAGTCCGGTGTCCTTGAGCGCCACCAGCGCGGCCTCCGTCCACCCCATCTCATTGGGCCCGATGGGGCGCAGTCCGGTGGTGAGTTCGATCGCCCAGGGATGGGCGGTGTAGCGCTCGAAAATCGTCTGGGCCCAGCGGCGCAGCGTGCCGCGCCACTGTTCTTCGGACGAATCCGGCGGCGCGGCATCCATATCCGGCGGCGCCCCCATGGCCGTGTCGAACATCAGCGCCGTGAGCTGTTCCTTGCCGGGCACATAGCGGTACAGCGACATCTTGGTGAAGCCGAGGCGTTCGGCCAGGCGCTGCATGGACAGATTCGCCAGGCCTTCGGCGTCGGCGAGGGCAATGGCCGCGCCGACGATCCCCTCCAGTGAGAGCGCGGGCTTGGGCCCGCGCTTGGGCCGCTGCTGGGTGCCCCAGAGCAGCTCGACGGTGGTCGGTGACGGCATCTCCACATCCTTCCGGAAAGCGCGTTGACAAGTAACTGTGTCTACCATACTCTAATTCGTGTCCAGCAGATACAGATTCCATCGGACGCAGATACTGACATCAGGAGACATCATGCGTAACAAGTCCGTTCTCATCTCCGGCGCGAGCATCGCGGGCCCCGCCCTCGCCTACTGGCTGAATCGCTACGGGTTCGATGTCACCGTGGTCGAGCGCGCCTCGTCGCTGCGGCCCGGCGGCCAGGCCGTCGACTTCACCGGCGAAACGCACCGCAAGGTGCTGGCGGGCATGGGCATCCTGGACGACATCTACGCGCATCGGACCGGCACGACCGATATCGCGATCGTCGACGGCACAGGTGCGCGGCAGGCGATGATCTCCGGCGATTTCACCGGCGGCGACGTGGAGATCCTGCGCGGCGATCTGGCTCGGATCATGTACGAAAAGACCTGCCGGGACTGCGAATACATCTTCGGCGACTCGATCAGCGCACTGACCGAAACCGATGACGGCGTGTGGGTCGAATTCGAGAAGGGCGCGCCACGCGGCTTCGATCTGGTCTTCGGCGCCGACGGAATCCATTCGCGGGTCCGGCGTTTGGCGTTCGGACCGGAACAGGACTTCGTCAAGCACCTCGGCCACTACTACTGCGTCGCGGGTGCTAGTCCGTGGGCGACGAAGTCCGCGGGCACTCCCGAGCGGATGACGGCCTACGGCTACAACGAGCCGGGCAAATGCGTCATCACCGGCGGCTCGAAGGCACAGCAGCTCTACATCTTCGCCTCGCCCGAACTCGATTACGCCCGCGACGATGCCCAGGCGCAGCGGCGCATCGTCAAGGAGACCTTCGCCGACGTCGGCTGGGAGGCGTCGCGCATGCTCGCCGAAATGGACGATTTCGACGACTTCTTCCTGGACTCGATCAGCATGGTGCGCAAGATGAAGAGCTACAGCCGTGGCCGGATCGCGCTGGTCGGCGACTCGGGCTACGGAAACACCCTGGGCGGCTTCGGCACCGGGCTCGCGGTGCAGGGCGCCTACATCATCGCCGGTGAACTCACGCTCGCCGATGGTGACTACCCGGCGGCCTTCGCCCGCTACGACGAGCGCATGCGCGCCCTCACCAAACTCGCGGACTACAGCAACGCCGGGCGCTTCTTCGCGCCGAAGACCGCGCTCGGCATCAAGTTCCGCAACTGGTTCCTGCACTCGTGGATGTTCGACATGACGGTGAAAATGACCGAGAACGTCAAGACCATCGAACTGCCGGACTACCCGGCGCTGGTCGCGGCGGCCGATGCGAACTGACACCGGCTCCACCCCGGCTATCCGCGGACGGATGGTCTGGCGCGGCGAGATCGGCTGTGTTTCGATGGAACCGGGGTGGGGTCGGGTGCGTCTATAAGGTCAGACGGCACTGACGGAAGGGGCTGGGTCGGCCATGACAGCACAGACGGACGGCCGCGTGATCACCGATCCCGAGAACGCGCAGAACTTTTCACACGCGGAGATCAAACAGGCGGCCGACCAGATGAATCCGGACGGACTGGACGGTGCGTTCGATGCCTGGTCGGCCATCGCGGCGGCGGTGACCAAGGCGGGGCAGCAGTTCGAAACCGCGATTCAGCAGGCGGTGGACCAACATTGGGAAGGCGCCGCGGCGGACCAGGCGGTGCGCGGCATCCGGGATTACGCCACGCGGGTGGGTGAGCTGGGCGAGTCACTGGATCAGCAGTCGACGCCGCTATCGGCGGCCGCGAGTGCCGCGGGGCGGTTCAAGGTGGCGGTGCCGCCGGTGGTGGAGACGTCGAGCAATCCACGCGGGCCGGAGCTGCGGAATACGCAGGAGGAGCAGGCTCGCGATGATATGAGCACGCTGTATATCCAGCCGTATGGGAGTACGGCGCCGGCGATTCCGACGTTGCCGCCGCCGGTCGATCCGATTTCTGTGCCGTCGGGGGTCGGGACTTCGCCGAGCGATACCGCGGTCGGGACCGGGCCGAGTAAGAGCGAGGACTCGGGCAAGGCGACCGAACCGGGTAAGAGCGAAGAGTCGAGTAAGACCGAGGACGCGGGGAAGGCACCGGACGCTGGGCAGACGGACGAGACCGGTAAGAGCGAAGCTGTTGCTCCACAGTCCGTTTCGCCGACGCAGAACAGCTCGTCGACTACACCGGCCTCGTCTACGCACAGCTCGACGACGTCGACCGTTCCCTCGACCGGCTCGCCGCCGACCTCGGTCACCACTGTCACACCGGCTGGGATCACGCCGGGGACATCGAGCCGTCCCGGAACCTCCCCGAGTCTCGGCGGGACGCCTGGTGGTGGCGGGTCGACACCAGGTAATGGAGGGACGACACCCAGCCCTGGGAAGTCGGTGCAGGGCACCACGCCGGGGGCGGCCACTTCGACGCAACCCGCGAGCGGCACACCGAGTCGGGTGGGCGCGGCGGGTGCCTCGGGATACTCCGGGATGCTTCCGCCAGGGGCACGTGCGCGGCGCGGGGCGGACGGCGAGCACAAATCGGCGACCTACCTGCGCACCGAGGAACATGGCGAGGAGCTCATCGGCGAGGTGGACAAGACCGTACCGCCTGTTCTCGGGGCCCAATGATGGCGCAGTGGGCCTTGTCCGCCGAGCAATTCGCGGCGGCCTGGTTCGGCACCGGTCTGGACCGCATGCCCTTTCCGTTTCGCTTCACCAGCCGCTTTCCCGGACTCCACGAATACCACGCCTATCAGCAGAAATTCCGCTCCGAACTGGCCCGCGAGGACCATGCGCCGCTGCAGCGTGCCCTACAGGTGCTCGCCCGACCCGAATGGCGCATCGAACTATTCGGCATCGACAACACGCGCGGTGCGGTCGAGATGCGTGCCATCGCCTGCGCCACCCGCAGTGGACCCGGCGTCATCGCGTTGCAATCGGCCGCACCCGACGGCGGCAAAGTGCGCCTGCGCCGCGTCCGCATAGACCAACTCGCCACCGAACTGGTCCGTCTGCTCCCGGACCCGCCGCCGGGCATCGCCGCCGAAAAGAGCTATCTACTCGACGATCTCAACGACGACCGCCCCGACCCCTTCGGCAACGCCCCCTCCCGCGCCATCCAGGACCGCTACCGCCGCTTCTGGCGCCAACCCTGCGATACCAGCGGCACCGCAACCGTCCTGGTCGGCCCCCGCAACGCCGAACCACTGCGCACCGGAAAGCTGCGCTGGATAGACACCAAGGACGGCCGCTACTGCGAGGTCCCCGCCAACCGAGCGCTGATGATCCGCCCCGCCACCACCGCCGATATCACCCGATATCTGGATGACTCCATCGTCCGCGCGAAAGCCCGCATCGACCAGTAGGTTTGCGCGCGGAGCTGACGATCTCAACGCATCCCGCCGGCCGACCGCACGAGCACACGAAATCGCCTGGGATTCCAGCCGGATGGCGTTGGATTCCCAGGCGATTTCCGAGATCTGATGAGATCAGCCGAGCAGACGCCAGTCCTCGAGGCCCTCGTAGAGCGGGAGGTCTTGGGCAAGCTTGCTGACCCGGGCACGCAGCGCGTCGATGTCGGAGCCGCCGGCCAGGGCGGTGGCGATGATGTCGGCGACCTCGGTGAACTCGGCATCGCCGAAGCCACGGGTGGCCAGTGCGGCGGTGCCGATGCGCAAACCGGAGGTGACCATCGGCGGACGCGGGTCGAACGGAACGGCGTTGCGGTTCACTGTGATTCCGGTCTCGTGCAGCAGATCCTCGCCCTGCTGGCCGTCGAGTTCGGAGTTGCGCAGATCGACCAGCACCAGGTGCACATCGGTGCCGCCGGTGAGGACGCTGATGCCCTTGTCCTTGACGTCGGCGCCGCCGAGACGCTCGGCCAGGATCTTCGCACCGGAGAGGGTGCGCTCCTGCCGCTCGCGGAATTCGGCGCCCGCCGCGATCTTGAACGCGACAGCCTTGGCGGCGATCACATGCATCAGCGGGCCGCCCTGCTGCCCCGGGAACACCGAACTGTTGAGCTTCTTCGCGAACTCCTGCTTGGCCAGGATCAGACCTGAGCGCGGACCACCGAGGGTCTTGTGCACGGTCGAGGACACCACGTCGGCGTAGGGCACCGGTGAGGGATGCAGACCGGCCGCGACCAGACCGGCGAAGTGCGCCATATCGACCCACAGCTTCGCGCCCACCTCGTCGGCGATCTCGCGGAACGCGGCGAAGTCCTGATGCCGCGGGTAGGCCGACCAACCGGCGACGATCACCTTCGGACGCGCGGCGAGCGCGGTCTCGCGCAGCTCGTCCATATCGATGCGGTGGTCTTCCTTGCTGACCCCGTAGGAGTGCACCTCGTAGAGCTTGCCGGAGAAGTTCAGCCGCATACCGTGGGTGAGGTGACCGCCGTGCGCGAGGTCGAGGCCGAGCAGTTTGTCGCCCGGCTCCATCAGCGCCATGAGCACCGCGGCGTTGGCCTGTGCGCCGGAATGCGGCTGCACATTGGCGAATTCGGCGCCGAAGAGTTCCTTGGCACGATCACGGGCGAGGGTCTCGACGACGTCGACGTGCTCGCAGCCACCGTAGTAGCGACGCCCCGGGTAGCCCTCGGCGTACTTGTTGGTGAGCACGCTGCCCTGAGCCTGCAGCACCGCGCGCGGCACGAAGTTCTCCGAGGCGATCATCTCGAGGGTGTCGCGTTCGCGGGCGAGTTCGCCTGCCATCGCGGCAGCGACCTCCGGATCGAGCTCACCGAGGGATTGGGTATTGACAGAGGCGGTCGTCTGCGTCACCCGATCGAGTCTATTGGCCGTCGGCGCAGCGCCGATCAGGGGGTTCTGTGTCTCGGTATGCATCGCAACCTCCGTGGCCCCGGGGGTGCGCACCCCAAGGCCCTAGGCCCGGCACCCAGGCGCGCGGTGCGGGGCGAGGGTGCTTCCCGGTGGTTGCTTCCACCTCGAGTGCGCCAGTCGCGGTCCTGTCATCTTATCCAGAGCGCAGCAGCGGAACGAGATTCGCCACCACATCCTCGAGCGGCTGCGTGGATTTCATGGCCCGCGCCTGCACGATCGCGCCTTCCAGCGCACTGATCGTGAAGCCCGCCAGCGAGCGCGCGCGTTCGGGGGCGATCCCGTCGGCCGCCAAGGCCGCCGCAAGCCGGTCGGTCCAGTCGGTGAAGACGGCGCCCGCGGCCGCCTGCACCCGCGGTTCGGATTCGGCGAGGGCGGCGCCGACGACCGGACAACCCGCGGTGAACGAGGTCTTTTCCAGCGCGTGCCGCCACCAGCCGACGAGTTCGGCGATCCACTGCTCGGCCGGTCCGGAACCGGTGATCCGGTCGATCACCCCGGCCAGGCGTGCGCCCGCCGTCGTGGTCGCGGTCTCGACCAGCTCACTCTTGCCGGACGGAAAGTGCTGGTAGAGCGAATTGCGGGAGGCGTGACTGCGCTCGAGCAGGGCGGCGAGCCCGGCGGCATGCACACCCTGTTCACGTATCAGCTCGATGGCGCTCTCGATCAGCCGGTCGCGCGGACCCACGGTCATCGACGGCCTCCCTGCCCGATAGTTGCGTGAACCGATCGGTCCATGCTCCAATCATGACAGATGTGGACCGATCGGTTCACCGAAAGGACGGAACTCATGAGTTCGCCAACCTCGGCCGAGCCGGTCGACCTTGCGCAACTGTCCGGACTCGAACTGCTGCGCACCGCGATGACTACGAAATCGCGCCCGCCGTTCATCGGCGATCTGCTCGGTATGGAGGTCGATCTGCTCGAACACGGCAACGTTGTCTTCGGGCTGGCGACCCGCCCCGATTTCGCCAATCCGCTCGGCACCACGCACGGCGGCATCTGCGCGACGCTGCTCGATTCGGTGATGGGCTGCGCGGTGCACACCACCCTCGACGCCGGTGTCGGCTACACCACGCTGGAACTGAAGATCAACTACATCCGGGCGGTGCCGACCGACGGTCGTCGCCTCACCGCGACCGGCACCACCATCCATGTCGGGCGCACCACCGCCACCGCCGAGGGCCGCGTCGTCGACGACCAGGGACGACTGGTCGCGCACGCCACCACCACCTGCGTCATCTTCCGCTGACGAAGTTCATCAGCAAAGCGCTGGAATCCGACCCGATCTCGGTGCGGATCGCCAGCGTGTGAGTGATCCAGCGGCGGGTCACATGGTGCGGACCGCGCCGGGGGTGAGGGGTTCGTCGAGGAGGCGACGGAAGCGGTCGGCGCGATCATCGGCGTCCACCGCGCGGTCCAGCCAGCCGCCGAGCAGGCGGTAGCCCTCGACGTAGGTGCTGATGTAAGCGCGCCACAGCGGCGAGGAGAGGAACCGCAACGACTGACGTGCGCGTTCCTGCGT is part of the Nocardia sp. NBC_00565 genome and encodes:
- a CDS encoding TetR/AcrR family transcriptional regulator yields the protein MTVGPRDRLIESAIELIREQGVHAAGLAALLERSHASRNSLYQHFPSGKSELVETATTTAGARLAGVIDRITGSGPAEQWIAELVGWWRHALEKTSFTAGCPVVGAALAESEPRVQAAAGAVFTDWTDRLAAALAADGIAPERARSLAGFTISALEGAIVQARAMKSTQPLEDVVANLVPLLRSG
- a CDS encoding TetR/AcrR family transcriptional regulator, with amino-acid sequence MPSPTTVELLWGTQQRPKRGPKPALSLEGIVGAAIALADAEGLANLSMQRLAERLGFTKMSLYRYVPGKEQLTALMFDTAMGAPPDMDAAPPDSSEEQWRGTLRRWAQTIFERYTAHPWAIELTTGLRPIGPNEMGWTEAALVALKDTGLNGSERLDTIVLLNGHVRSLAQQVSSAGGDTSVQFNAQFAEMMTAAGDRYPEVVAAFAEEASATSEPPFAGGPDDALNFGIARVLDGLAVLIDQRRGESR
- a CDS encoding limonene-1,2-epoxide hydrolase family protein, whose translation is MTEELELKQEAITTVREFFAALELGAVEEAIDLLHPEVVWKNTSLPTVGGGLTRKILRGMNRDSIGFAAEMHHIAADGDIVLTDRTDILRVGPLRISFWVCGTFELRDGRIILWDDHFSWENFLRGTVVGLVRAVLPGN
- a CDS encoding FAD-dependent monooxygenase, translating into MRNKSVLISGASIAGPALAYWLNRYGFDVTVVERASSLRPGGQAVDFTGETHRKVLAGMGILDDIYAHRTGTTDIAIVDGTGARQAMISGDFTGGDVEILRGDLARIMYEKTCRDCEYIFGDSISALTETDDGVWVEFEKGAPRGFDLVFGADGIHSRVRRLAFGPEQDFVKHLGHYYCVAGASPWATKSAGTPERMTAYGYNEPGKCVITGGSKAQQLYIFASPELDYARDDAQAQRRIVKETFADVGWEASRMLAEMDDFDDFFLDSISMVRKMKSYSRGRIALVGDSGYGNTLGGFGTGLAVQGAYIIAGELTLADGDYPAAFARYDERMRALTKLADYSNAGRFFAPKTALGIKFRNWFLHSWMFDMTVKMTENVKTIELPDYPALVAAADAN
- the glyA gene encoding serine hydroxymethyltransferase is translated as MTQTTASVNTQSLGELDPEVAAAMAGELARERDTLEMIASENFVPRAVLQAQGSVLTNKYAEGYPGRRYYGGCEHVDVVETLARDRAKELFGAEFANVQPHSGAQANAAVLMALMEPGDKLLGLDLAHGGHLTHGMRLNFSGKLYEVHSYGVSKEDHRIDMDELRETALAARPKVIVAGWSAYPRHQDFAAFREIADEVGAKLWVDMAHFAGLVAAGLHPSPVPYADVVSSTVHKTLGGPRSGLILAKQEFAKKLNSSVFPGQQGGPLMHVIAAKAVAFKIAAGAEFRERQERTLSGAKILAERLGGADVKDKGISVLTGGTDVHLVLVDLRNSELDGQQGEDLLHETGITVNRNAVPFDPRPPMVTSGLRIGTAALATRGFGDAEFTEVADIIATALAGGSDIDALRARVSKLAQDLPLYEGLEDWRLLG
- a CDS encoding ESX secretion-associated protein EspG, yielding MMAQWALSAEQFAAAWFGTGLDRMPFPFRFTSRFPGLHEYHAYQQKFRSELAREDHAPLQRALQVLARPEWRIELFGIDNTRGAVEMRAIACATRSGPGVIALQSAAPDGGKVRLRRVRIDQLATELVRLLPDPPPGIAAEKSYLLDDLNDDRPDPFGNAPSRAIQDRYRRFWRQPCDTSGTATVLVGPRNAEPLRTGKLRWIDTKDGRYCEVPANRALMIRPATTADITRYLDDSIVRAKARIDQ
- a CDS encoding PaaI family thioesterase, coding for MSSPTSAEPVDLAQLSGLELLRTAMTTKSRPPFIGDLLGMEVDLLEHGNVVFGLATRPDFANPLGTTHGGICATLLDSVMGCAVHTTLDAGVGYTTLELKINYIRAVPTDGRRLTATGTTIHVGRTTATAEGRVVDDQGRLVAHATTTCVIFR
- a CDS encoding PPE domain-containing protein encodes the protein MTAQTDGRVITDPENAQNFSHAEIKQAADQMNPDGLDGAFDAWSAIAAAVTKAGQQFETAIQQAVDQHWEGAAADQAVRGIRDYATRVGELGESLDQQSTPLSAAASAAGRFKVAVPPVVETSSNPRGPELRNTQEEQARDDMSTLYIQPYGSTAPAIPTLPPPVDPISVPSGVGTSPSDTAVGTGPSKSEDSGKATEPGKSEESSKTEDAGKAPDAGQTDETGKSEAVAPQSVSPTQNSSSTTPASSTHSSTTSTVPSTGSPPTSVTTVTPAGITPGTSSRPGTSPSLGGTPGGGGSTPGNGGTTPSPGKSVQGTTPGAATSTQPASGTPSRVGAAGASGYSGMLPPGARARRGADGEHKSATYLRTEEHGEELIGEVDKTVPPVLGAQ